The following are encoded together in the Rhizoctonia solani chromosome 10, complete sequence genome:
- a CDS encoding Retrotransposon-derived protein PEG10, with translation MEPEPSPTALLEAITALTATVGSLQDQIRAQSQQITELRAICKETADLLGDKDQGVPQTKPGPSAGPVTPPTHTGGEAHTPGTVRPGLKAPFRPSRGTEFDSEEDKEPRHPKKEPQGTPRRHLGSLTPFNAGSSVKRPKMDLPNPYKGDTRGRKATQWLDRMMLWVALHRDQFDEEEQMVVWILYHMTDKAADWALPLIGAIIKGEGNPPTTIQALTAKFKEAFADPDAKRAAARKIAALTQTTTTSEYVTEFRNLMAELDWNTEAYIAQFTCGLHWKVKELLSTKDNIPDNDLEAIFAASVKIDNTRRENEENRPKKAPAKSPVTATTSSTTTTRVRLSKDPNYVTPEERDRRRASGLCVKCGQKGHGIKQCPNGWKATPKETAKVAQDESEKE, from the coding sequence atggaaccagagccgtcccctaccgctctcctcgaggctatcacagccctcacagccacagttgggtccctgcaggaccaaatccgcgcccaaagccaacaaatcactgagcttagggccatatgcaaggaaacagcggacctccttggggataaggatcaaggagtccctcaaaccaagcctggcccatcggctgggcctgtcactccccctacccacacagggggagaagcccacactccaggcacggttaggcctgggctcaaggccccattcaggccatcaagaggaacagaATTTGATTCTGAGGAAGACAAAGAGCCAAGGcaccccaaaaaggagcctcagggaacgcctagaaggcaccttggatccctcacccccttcaatgctgggtccagcgtaaaaagacccaagatggacctccccaacccatacaagggagacaccaggggccgcaaagccacccaatggctggatcgaatgatgctctgggttgcccttcacagggaccaatttgacgaggaagagcagatggttgtgtggatcctttaccacatgacagacaaagcAGCGGATTGGGCACTTCCCCTCATaggggccatcatcaagggcgagggtaacccgccaaccaccatccaggccttaacggccaagttcaaggaggcatttgccgaccctgatgccaagcgagcggccgccaggaagataGCCGCGTTGACTCAGACCACTActacgtctgagtacgtcaccgaattccgcaacctcatggcggaacttgactggaacactgaggcgtacattgcccagttcacatgcggccttcactggaaggtaaaagaactcctgtccacaaAGGACAATATCCCAGACAACGACcttgaggccatatttgctgCCTCGGTCAAAATTGATAACACTCGTCGGgagaatgaggagaaccggCCAAAAAAAGctcctgccaagtccccggtcaccgcaacCACTTCCTCCACTactaccaccagggtccgcctatccaaggaccccaattacgtcaccccggaggaaagggaccgccgccgcgcatctgGGCTATGCGTCAAATGTGGGCAGAAGGGCCATGGAATCAAGCAGTgtcccaatggctggaaggccacccccaaggaaactgccaaggtggcccaggacgagtcggaaaaagagtaa
- a CDS encoding Retrotransposable element Tf2 protein gives MATRSRTSSRAQSPFNQGYLEPQLPPTAALELGKVSLERVTCLLLGLLSHVERLERDIVKIKEAGVETRTNVKNISQTLHGPRTPEGPQPKAVEETPCPLPKTKPIGLVIPPRVPSPPPSPRLRSPIGAPAPPPPAPVATYPAPVKVDHPDAYTGKIGSEAKQWLTRMLAWTRLNSCMFPTDQEVLSFLLMNMKDSAGAWAHPHLDQLGSHRAIIQTVKGFKMEFLAAFGDPDATRAAERKITTLTQSGTCADYITKFRTLAMELDWNDAALRGQFARGLHWEVSRQIATRENRPRTLLELQNAALVIDNALREERASHPPRDNKPSRQSNPTRGTSTGQSATGSKKLSNDPNFVSEEERNRRRAAGACIKCGKMGHKFAECQTGWKAAPIEDKGKAKETAKIGKDSEYQSGKENKPLFTIQIEPEKQAETVEVLIDSGATSSFLHPRTVELLRLPLIDLPQPRTVTMLDGSSPQAGKIWKKAHLTFLFDGKRMTETFLICNTGSHAAILGIKWLEAHNPEIDWNSRTLSFPHAPPEHATIAEEEEADKNPLEGVPPKYHQYAKVFGEEEFNKLPPHRHYNIAIKLTEEGPLNSPLYSMTDAKSATLKDWLRDELKAGKIRPSKSSISSPVMFVPKKDGSRCLVVDYCCLNNRTKKNVYPLPRPNDLMAQLRGAKVFTKLDLQWGYNNVRVKEGDEWKTAFRTKYGLYKSLVMTFGLTNAPAAFQHFMNELFKDLLDVCVIIYLNDILIYSKDDASHTQHVHEVLRRLMENQLFCKASKCTFHVTSVEYLGIIVLDKGFSLDKLKIQAVREWPTPTKVKEVQSFLGFANFLRWFVANFSHMARPLHNLVKKDTPWKWETKEQEAFQGLKDAITSAPVLCHADPTKPYFLETDASGAALGSILSQRQEDGRLHPLGFLSESFKGAEQNYDTHDKELLAIIRSFEYWRIFLEGTIHPVTVFTDHRNLEYWKESQTFNCRHARWHLLLAGYNFQIVYRPGKQSGKPDALSRRADHANIPPTAQTMLPDPVFANVALVTPEKELQRQIENSLDQDESLEEILQFLQNESKAPPSIKKAFKDYKMEAGLLFYQGRIVVPDVGTLRTDLLCIFHDSPLAGHPGRQQTLELVSRDYYWPGIRADTYWHVDSCETCQQIRKPKYASIPPQPLELPSRPWQHISYNMIVDLPKDGAYNSILVIVDSFTKYVILVECSKKLKAPELADLFLRHVWKKYGMPEKTISNRGRVFNNKFLKALYKRLGIDPHFSSAYHLQSNGQTERVNPTVEHFLRAYSGINQRDWVKWLPMAEFAYNNAVHSSTGKSPFKALHGWEPSLTPSNVPTDVPEADDMASQMESQWREIEAALQQSKTRMTAGETGEPISFEVGEEAWLDAKNVKLKTLSPKLTEQQLGPFKITEKISDRAYRLELPPSMRIHNVFYVGLLSKVKRDNKRAFENRPPPVTVDGEEEYEVEGIVDMENRNREWFFRVKWKGYGSEENTWEPRENLKNAKKILKKFEKEMKEKALGAAKALKGGAVS, from the exons atggcaacccgctccaggACGTCCTCTCGAGCCCAATCCCCTTTCAATCAGGGATACTTGGAACCCCAACTTCCGCCAACCGCCGCTCTcgagcttggcaaagtatCCCTCGAGCGCGTCACatgcctcctccttggcctcctcagcCACGTTGAACGTCTCGAGAGGGACATTgtcaaaatcaaggaagcaggggtCGAAACAAGGACCAACGTCAAGAACATTTCCCAAact ctccacgGGCCCCGTACCCCTGAAGGCCCTCAACCAAAAGCcgtggaagaaacgccatgccccttaccaaaaaccaaacctattggattggtta tacccccgcgagtcccttctccccctccatctccgcgtctccgatcccccatcggagcacctgcccctcctcctccagctccagttgCCACCTATCCcgccccggtcaaagtagaccacccagatgcctatacaggcaagattgggagcGAAGCCAAGCAGTGGCTTACTaggatgctggcctggacccggcTCAACTCCTGCATGTTCCCCACTGACCAGGAGGtactatccttcctcctgatgaacatgaaggactccgctggggcctgggcccacccacaCCTCGACCAGTTAGGGTCACACCGAGctatcatccaaacggtcaAAGGGTTCAAAATGGAGTttctggcagcatttggcgaccctgatgccaccagggccgccgagcggaaaATCACCACactcacccagtccggcacatgcgcggactataTTACAAAGTTTAGGACCTTAGCCATGGaactagactggaacgacgcggcccttagaggccagtttgcccgtggcctccattgggaggtcagccgccagaTTGCTACCCGCGAAAATCGCCCCCGCACccttcttgagctgcagaacgcagcaCTCGTCATCGACAACGCTCTCCGTGAAGAGCGCGCTAGCCACCCGCCGAGGGATAATAAGCCTAGCAGACAATCCAACCCcacaagggggacaagtactggCCAATCTGCGACCGGTTcgaagaaactctccaacgACCCTAACTTTGtgtcagaagaggaacgcaatcgccgccgcgccgctggcgcctgcatcaaatgcggcaaaatgggccacaaatttgcggaatgccaaACGGGTTGGAAAGCCGCCCCCattgaggataaggggaaggctaaggaaaccgccaagattggcaaagactctgagtaccaatcgggaaaaga AAATAAACCCCTCTTTACAATTCAAATtgaaccagagaaacaagcggaaactgtagaagtcctgatagactcaggcgcgaCCTCCTCATTCCTTCACCCCCGCACCGTGGAATTACTCCGCCTACCCCTTATAGACCTTCCTCAACCACGTACCgtaactatgctcgatgggtcgagcccccaggctggaaagatttggaaaaaggcccacctaaccttcctatttgacggcaaacgcatgacagagaccttcctgatttgcaacaCCGGATcacacgccgccatcttaggAATCAAATGGCTAGAAGCCCATAACCCTGAGATCGACTGGAATTCCCGCACCCTCTCATTCCCTCACGCGCCACCGGAACACGCAACTAttgctgaagaggaagaagcagacaagaacccccttgaaggagtacctcccaagtaccaccaatacgctaaagtatttggggaagaagaattcaacaagcttcccccgcacaggcattacaacattgccATCAAACTCACGGAAGAAGGTCCACTTAATTCCCCGTtatacagcatgactgatgccaagtccgccacactcaaggactggctcagggacgaactcaaggctggaaaaatccgccccagtaaatCGTCAATTAGctccccagtcatgtttgttcccaaaaaaGATGGCTCCCGTTGCCTAGTAGTTGACTACTGTTgcctcaataaccggacTAAGAAAAACGTGTACCCCTTACCCCGTCCCAAcgatctcatggcccagctccgtggtgccaaggtatttacTAAACTGGATCtgcaatggggttacaacaatgtccgggttaaggaaggtgatgagtggaaaacagcctttcGCACCAAGTATGGTTTATACAAGTCCTTGGTAATGACTTTTGGCttgacaaacgcccctgccgccttccagcacttcatgaacgaactgttcaaggacttattggatgtatgcgtcatcatctacctcaATGACATCCtcatttactccaaggatgacgcttCACACACTCAGCACGTCCATGAAGTCTTACGGCGCCTTATGGAAAATCAACTATTCTGTAAAGCCTCGAAGTGCACCTTCCACGTGAcatctgtggaatacctgggtaTTATAGTCTTGGATAAAGGCTTCAGCTTGGATAaactcaagatccaggctgtCCGGGAATGGCCTACTCCCACCAAAGTCAAAGAGGTACAATCATTCCTGGGATtcgccaacttcctccgTTGGTTCgttgccaatttcagccacatggctaggccgctacacaacctggtcaagaaggacaccccttggaaatgggaaaccaaggaacaggaagcattccaagggtTGAAAGATGCCATCACCAGCGCCCCGGTACTCTGCCACGCCGACCCAACCAAACCCTATTTCCTAGAAACGGACGCCTCAGGAGCAGCactaggttccatactcagccaacgtcAGGAAGATGGTCGTCTTCACCCGCTAGGCTTCCTATCcgagtcattcaagggagccgagcagaactatgacacccatgacaaggaactcttagccatcatccgctcctttgaatactggcgcatcttcttggaaggaaccatCCACCCTGTTACCGTATTCACAGACCACCGCAActtggagtactggaaggagtcccaaACATTCAATTGTCGCCACGCTCGATGGCACCTACTGTTAGCAGGGTATaatttccaaattgtctaccgcccaggaaagcagtccGGAAAGCCTGATGCCCTTTCACGACGCGCTGATCATGCCAACATTCCTCCCACcgcccagaccatgctccctgaccccgtatttgccaacgtagcACTAGTGACCCCCGAAAAGGAACTCCAGCGCCAAATTGAAAACAGCCTGGACCAAGACGAATCCCTAgaggaaatattacaattcctccaaaatgagtCTAAGGCACCCCCGTCCATCAAAAAGGCTTTCAAGGATTACAAGATGGAGGCCGGTCTGCTATTTTACCAAGGGCGCATTGTGGTCCCAGATGTTGGCACCCTGAGGACGGATTTGCTTTGCATTTTCCATGATAGCCCATTGGCCGGGCACCCGGGTAGACAACAAACATTGGAACTGGTCTCTAgggattactattggccCGGAATTCGCGCAGATACTTACTGGCACGTAgattcctgtgaaacctgccaaCAAATCCGCAAACCCAAGTATGCTTCCATTCCCCCGCAACCGTTAGAACTACCGTCTCGTCCCTGGCAGCACAtatcctacaacatgattgttgACCTACCAAAGGACGGAGCCTACAACTCAAtactggtcattgtggacagcttcaccaaatacgtaatactggtggaatgttccaagaagttAAAAGCTCCCGAATTGGCAGATCTTTTCCTACGACATGTCTGGAAGAAATACGGAATGCCTGAGAAAACAATATCCAATcgaggaagggtcttcaataacaaattcctcaaGGCATTGTACAAACGattgggaatagacccccacttctcctcagcctaccacctgcagagcaatggacaaacagaacggGTAAACCCCACGGTTGAGCACTTCCTAAGGGCTTATTCAGGGATCAACCAAAGGGattgggtcaaatggttaccaatggcagaatttgcatacaacaacgcggTACATAGTAGTACCGGCAAATCTCCGTTCAAAGCACTacatggatgggaaccctcACTCACTCCAAGCAACGTCCCTACTGATGTCCCCGAGGCGGATGACATGGCCTCCCAGATGGAATcccaatggcgggaaatagaagCAGCACTCCAGCAATCAAAAACACGCATGACAGccggagaaacaggagaaccaaTCAGTTTTGAAGTAGGAGAGgaggcctggctagacgccaagaacgtaaaactaaagaccctgagtcccaagtTAACGGAACAACagctaggccccttcaaaataACCGAAAAGATCTCCGACCGTGcttaccgcctagaactcccgcCATCTATGAGAATCCATAAcgtcttctacgtgggaCTACTGTCAAAAGTAAAAAGGGACAATAAACGCGCGTTTGAAAACCGGCCGCCCCCggtcaccgtggacggagaggaagaatacgaagtGGAAGGAATCGTGGACATGGAAAATAGGAACAGAGAGTGGTTCTTtagggttaaatggaaaggctatggatcagaggaaaatacctgggaaccaagggaaaacctcaaaaacgccaaaaaaatcctgaaaaaatttgaaaaggaaatgaaggaaaaggccctcggcgccgccaaggcccttaaagggggggcagtgtcgtag
- a CDS encoding Retrotransposable element Tf2 protein: MILRDYPTDPIKTLINSGATSNFISPSLVEKLKIPKTLLENPRVVRMLDGTISQTGRIWHQVNLTVSANGHTHTIPFLVCPIGNTPAILGMTWLTQESPLINWSLGTVTFPEQVQIASEEEADPNPLADLPKQYHEFAKVFGKEEFKVLPPHREYDISIDLVPDAKLSPGPIYGMTDAESKALKQHIDEELATGKIRPSTSSAGAPVMFVKKADGSLRLVVDYRKLNEVTHKNVYPLPRQDDLMAKLRHAKIFTKLDLRWGYNNVRIKKGDEWKTAFRTKYGLFEYLVMPFGLTNAPAAFQHFMNDLFRDLIDVTVVIYLDDILIFSENPEDHPTHVREVLSRLMKNQLFCKLSKCHFHVTTVDYLGIVISPSGFSMDQKKVEAVTSWPQPRTVKQVQAFLGFVNYLRRFIPNFSSVARPLHNLTRKETPWSWGDLEEAAFQELKVLVTKSPVLIHSNPELPYYLETDASGVAMGAILSQRGSDNRLHPIAYMSKSFSGAEANYDTHDKELLAIIKALEEWRIFLEATDKPIQVFTDHRNLEYWMQAQTFNRRHARWRIFLSDFNFEIHYRPGKQSGKPDALSRRSDYIDAPQEPEIMLPAEVFANTSEEELEIVTEKMRTMHLPQFEKPIETMTGKKSYYELESLKERILKEFHDSPLAGHPGQQRTLELVSRSYWWPGMKSSTKEWVECCPTCQANRRARAPVIALKPLEVPPFPFHTISYDFITGFPKSNGHNAILVVIDSFSKFGHFIPTTKKVTAKGLADLFITHVWKSHGLPVRTVSDRGTTFTGKFLRALYQRLGIKPSFSSAYHPESDSQTERVNQFIEFYLRSYVAADHSDWASWLPLAEYAYNNAKHSATGKTPFELVYGRNPVMNPSNVPANVPEADNMADTLAQEWKEAESALRMTKERMAGTKGMTPEYSIGEKVWLDAKNVEIRSNSNKLDPRRLGPFKITEKISSHAYRLELPATMKIHDVFYVGLLSKVHESPNQPLPESPPPETIEGEEEYKVERIIDSKRQRGKWFYLIKWKGYGPEDNSWEPEELLEHSQEEIKQFNQARLRKACDAAKSL; this comes from the exons ATGATACTGCGTGACTACCCGACGGACcctatcaaaaccctcatcAACTctggcgccacctccaattTCATATCCCCTTCTCTAGTAGAAAAACtgaaaattccaaaaaccctactcgaaaatccacgggtagtgaggatgttagacggtaccatatctcagactggtcgcatatggcaccaggttaaTCTcacggtctcggccaatggccatacccacaccattcccttccttgtttgtcccattgggaacacacctgccatacttggcatgacatggctcactcaggagtcacccTTGATCAATTGGTCCTTAGGCACGGTTACCTTCCCAGAACAAGTTCAGATTGCGTCCGAAGAAGAGGCAGACCCTAATCCCTTAGCCGATCTTCCGAAacaataccatgagtttgctaaagtctttggcaaagaagaatttaaggtcctccctccacatagggagtatgatatctCAATAGACCTTGTTCCGGACGCCAAACTTTCCCCTGGCCCCatctatggcatgactgacgcagaatcaaaggcgcttaaacaacacattgatgaggaattagcaacaggcaagatccgccccagcacttcctcagcaggcgccccagtcatgttcgTTAAGAAGGCGGATGGTTCATTACGTCTGGTGGTAGATTataggaagttgaatgagGTCACCCacaagaacgtttacccaCTTCCCAGGCAagacgacctcatggccaagttGAGGCATGCCAAAATATTCACCAAGCTGGATCTACgctggggttataacaacgtCCGAATTAAGAagggagatgaatggaagacggcgtTCAGAACAAAGTACgggctgtttgaatacctggtgatgccctttggccttaccaacgccccggccgcctttcaacattttatgaacgacCTATTCAGGGATCTGATTGATgtcacagtggtgatttacCTGGACGATATTCTCATTTTTTCAGAAAACCCAGaagaccatccaacccatGTCAGAGAGGTACTGTCCCGACttatgaagaaccagctCTTTTGCAAACTGTCAaaatgtcacttccacgtcactacggttgattaccttggcattgttatatccccatcaggcttctccatggatcagaagaaagTGGAGGCAGTTACATCATGGCCTCAACCcagaacggtcaaacaggtccaggctttcttgggctttgttaactacctccgacgattcatccccaatttcagctcagTGGCACGCCCTCTGCACAACCTtaccagaaaggaaaccccctggtcatggggcgacctagaggaagcagcATTTCAAGAGTTGAAggtccttgtcaccaagtCGCCGgttctcatccattccaacccagaacTCCCCTACTATCTCGAGACCGACGCCTCAGGGGTTGCAATGGGGGCCATTCTTAGTCAGCGGGGCTCGGATAACCGACTACATCcaattgcctacatgtcaaaatcgttctcaggggcagaggccaactatgacacccatgacaaagaacttctggctatcatcaaggcattggaagaGTGGAGGattttcctagaagcaacggataaaccaatccaggtgttcacggatcatcgaaacctggaatactggatgcaggcacaaacCTTCAACCGCAGGCACGCGcgatggcgcatcttcctgagcgacttcaattttgagatccactatcgcccaggaaagcagtcgggaaaaccagatgccttatCTAGACGATCGGACTATATCGATGCACCCCAGGAACCGGAAATCATGCTCCCCGccgaagtctttgccaacacttcagaagaagaactggaaatAGTCACGGAA aagatgcggacaatgcacctccctcAATTCGAAAAGCCTATTGagactatgactgggaagaagagctATTATG AATTGGAATCCCTCAAGGAACGGATATTgaaggaattccatgactccccgctggcaggacacccaggacaacaaagGACGCTTGAACTTGTCAGCAGATCCTATTGGTGGCCCGGAATGAAATCCTCAaccaaagaatgggtcgaGTGTTGCCCGACTTGCCAAGCAAACCGCCGCGCCCGCGCACCCGTCATTGCACTAAAACCCTTGGAGGTCCCCCCCTTTCCTTTTCACACAATATCCTACGATTTCATCACGGGGTTCCCCAAATCTAACGGGCACAATGCAATTCTGGTGGTAATTGattccttctccaagtttggtcattttatcccaaccacaaagaagGTCACGGCCAAGGGACTAGCGGACCTATTCATTACCCACGTCTGGAAGTCACACGGGTTACCGGTCAGAACAGTCTCAGATCGCGGAACAAcgttcacaggaaaattcctaaGAGCTCtataccaacgccttgggatCAAACCCTCATTCTCATcggcctaccacccggagtcagacagtcaaacagaaagggtgaatcAATTCATTGAATTCTACCTGAGATCATACGTAGCAGCAGACCATTCGGACTGGGCCTCCTGGTTGCCGTTAGCGGAATAcgcgtacaacaacgctaaacactccgccaccggaaaaacccccttcgagttggtttatggaagaaacccggtcatgaacccttccaacgtcccagcaaacgtaccagaagctgACAACATGGCTGATACTCTGGCACAAGAGTGGAAGGAGGCAGAATCCGCCCTGagaatgacaaaggaaagaatggcaggaaccaagggaaTGACCCCGGAATATTCCATCGGAGAAAAAGTTTGGCTAGACGCAAAAAATGTGGAGATACGTTctaactccaacaaactggacccaAGACGTCTAGGTCCGTTCAAAATCAccgaaaaaatctccagccatgcGTATCGCCTGGAACTTCCTGCAAccatgaaaatccatgacgtattctatgtaggattACTATCCAAAGTCCACGAGTCCCCAAACCAACCACTTCCGGAGAGCcctcctcctgaaacaatagaaggagaggaagaatacaaagtagagcGAATTATTGACTCTAAGAGACAACGtggaaagtggttctacctgatcaaatggaaaggatatggcccagaagacaactcatgggaaccagaagagctactggaacacagccaggaagagataaagcaattcaaccaagctagactcagaaaggcttgtgacgccgccaagagcctttaa